A part of Miscanthus floridulus cultivar M001 chromosome 6, ASM1932011v1, whole genome shotgun sequence genomic DNA contains:
- the LOC136461703 gene encoding uncharacterized protein isoform X1, giving the protein MGAGRKTETFYAATPSAQTQNRSNEWYGAFSVAARNLREDELGGVIFGCKHNTMNECLSKQLFGLPSSHFSYVKNVKPGMPLFLFNYSDRKMHGIYEAACAGKLNIDQFAWSDGGRIKTQFPAQVLISMKTHCFPVPESQFQSVICGNYYRPRHFFFELDHEQTRALISLFKPAPVHDVPNKWDPSRSMQSPTVEAYVNPGHVKPESYIKDLNSFDVSSESHCIDPNKLVDPDGEYASASRTSTSHLDDESSNWDDLDDVATKEGTEFVNDDHPHINPQHNEQYGTVAVRQKLQEMSVLRQQEAQSSKDTVDSASNKPMPQEPQFDATLPTDPSDSTSKGDVCIEDLKSLGQSRGNAELLHIVKELSKRNQAMEKKLFESDKEILFLRESMKDTGRRIQELEYHYEKLQSNYNSLVPLLGSPHDNMEGPSMFLIGGYRGSTCLSSLDSFCPKTDRVVPLCSMSSARAYAAVAALKDHLYIFGGGDGSSWYHTVECYSMGSNKWITCPRLKHAKGSLAGTTLNDKIFAIGGGDGSAVFSEVEMFDPALGRWIDSVSMRQKRFAPAAAVLSGTLYVTGGYDGNTYLQSAERYDPREGFWTLLPSMSARRGSHSVAVMRESLFAVGGYDGNSKISTVEIFDLRANSWRIGSSSSIARGYGCAVTMDDNLYLIGGVNDAGETIETVEVYNERQGWSISGCRSIGRRAFACAITV; this is encoded by the exons ATGGGTGCTGGAAGGAAGACTGAAACTTTCTATGCTGCAACACCAAGTGCACAGACACAAAATCGAAGCAATGAATGGTATGGAGCCTTTTCTGTTGCTGCCCGTAATCTTCGGGAAGATGAGCTAGGAGGAGTGATTTTTGGCTGCAAACACAACACCATGAATGAATGCCTCTCTAAACAGCTGTTTG GTTTGCCTTCAAGCCATTTCTCATATGTGAAGAATGTTAAACCTGGCATGCCCCTATTTCTGTTCAATTATAGTGACCGAAAAATGCATGGAATTTATGAGGCTGCATGTGCTGGCAAGCTTAACATTGATCAATTTGCTTGGAGTGATGGTGGTAGAATAAAGACACAATTTCCTGCACAG GTCCTCATCTCCATGAAGACTCACTGCTTTCCAGTTCCAGAGTCTCAATTCCAAAGTGTGATCTGTGGCAATTATTACAGACCTCgtcacttcttctttgagctagACCATGAACAAACAAGAGCTTTGATATCTTTGTTTAAGCCTGCCCCTGTTCATGATGTTCCAAACAAATGGGATCCTTCCAGATCTATGCAATCTCCAACAGTCGAAGCATATGTTAATCCTGGTCATGTGAAGCCTGAGTCCTATATAAAGGATCTCAATTCATTTGATGTTTCTTCTGAATCTCATTGTATTGACCCGAACAAGTTGGTTGATCCAGATGGTGAATATGCTAGTGCGAGTAGAACATCAACAAGCCACCTTGACGATGAGTCTTCTAACTGGGATGATTTAGATGATGTTGCGACCAAGGAAGGAACTGAATTTGTCAATGATGACCATCCGCATATTAATCCACAACATAATGAACAGTATGGCACAGTGGCTGTTAGGCAGAAACTACAAGAGATGTCTGTTTTACGACAGCAGGAGGCTCAATCCTCCAAGGATACTGTTGATTCTGCTTCAAATAAACCAATGCCTCAAGAACCACAGTTTGATGCCACACTCCCCACAGACCCATCTGATTCCACCTCAAAGGGTGATGTATGTATTGAAGACCTGAAATCATTAGGGCAATCTCGTGGAAATGCTGAG CTTCTTCACATCGTCAAAGAGCTATCCAAGAGGAATCAAGCAATGGAGAAAAAACTG TTTGAGTCAGATAAAGAAATACTGTTTCTGAGGGAATCGATGAAGGACACAGGAAGAAGAATTCAGGAACTGGAATACCACTATGAGAAACTACAATCAAACTATAACTCTTTGGTCCCACTCCTTGGTAGTCCACATGATAATATGGAAGGACCATCAATGTTTCTAATAGGTGGCTACAGGGGCAGTACTTGCCTGTCATCACTAGATTCCTTTTGCCCTAAGACAGACAGAGTAGTGCCTCTGTGTTCAATGAGCTCAGCCCGTGCATATGCAGCAGTAGCTGCATTGAAGGATCATCTCTATATTTTTGGTGGTGGGGATGGCAGTTCATGGTATCACACAG TGGAATGCTACAGTATGGGCAGTAATAAATGGATAACATGCCCCCGCTTGAAACATGCAAAAGGAAGCCTTGCTGGAACTACATTGAATGATAAAATATTTGCTATTGGTGGTGGAGATGGGTCTGCAGTTTTCTCAGAAGTTGAGATGTTTGATCCAGCACTTGGGAGGTGGATAGACAGTGTGTCAATGCGGCAAAAG AGATTTGCTCCTGCTGCAGCCGTATTAAGTGGTACACTCTATGTAACTGGTGGTTATGATGGCAACACGTACTTACA ATCTGCAGAAAGATATGACCCAAGGGAAGGTTTCTGGACTCTGCTTCCAAGTATGAGTGCAAGAAGAGGATCCCACTCCGTAGCTGTCAtgagggaatcctt ATTCGCTGTGGGAGGGTATGATGGAAACAGCAAGATTTCCACTGTAGAAATCTTTGATCTGCGTGCCAATTCATGGAGGATAGGCAGTTCATCCAGCATCGCAAGAGGATACGGATGTGCGGTGACAATGGATGATAATCTGTACCTCATTGGTGGGGTCAATGATGCTGGAGAAACTATCGAGACT GTTGAAGTTTACAATGAGAGGCAAGGCTGGTCGATCTCTGGCTGCAGATCCATAGGGAGGAGGGCCTTTGCCTGCGCTATCACCGTTTGA
- the LOC136461703 gene encoding uncharacterized protein isoform X2 gives MHGIYEAACAGKLNIDQFAWSDGGRIKTQFPAQVLISMKTHCFPVPESQFQSVICGNYYRPRHFFFELDHEQTRALISLFKPAPVHDVPNKWDPSRSMQSPTVEAYVNPGHVKPESYIKDLNSFDVSSESHCIDPNKLVDPDGEYASASRTSTSHLDDESSNWDDLDDVATKEGTEFVNDDHPHINPQHNEQYGTVAVRQKLQEMSVLRQQEAQSSKDTVDSASNKPMPQEPQFDATLPTDPSDSTSKGDVCIEDLKSLGQSRGNAELLHIVKELSKRNQAMEKKLFESDKEILFLRESMKDTGRRIQELEYHYEKLQSNYNSLVPLLGSPHDNMEGPSMFLIGGYRGSTCLSSLDSFCPKTDRVVPLCSMSSARAYAAVAALKDHLYIFGGGDGSSWYHTVECYSMGSNKWITCPRLKHAKGSLAGTTLNDKIFAIGGGDGSAVFSEVEMFDPALGRWIDSVSMRQKRFAPAAAVLSGTLYVTGGYDGNTYLQSAERYDPREGFWTLLPSMSARRGSHSVAVMRESLFAVGGYDGNSKISTVEIFDLRANSWRIGSSSSIARGYGCAVTMDDNLYLIGGVNDAGETIETVEVYNERQGWSISGCRSIGRRAFACAITV, from the exons ATGCATGGAATTTATGAGGCTGCATGTGCTGGCAAGCTTAACATTGATCAATTTGCTTGGAGTGATGGTGGTAGAATAAAGACACAATTTCCTGCACAG GTCCTCATCTCCATGAAGACTCACTGCTTTCCAGTTCCAGAGTCTCAATTCCAAAGTGTGATCTGTGGCAATTATTACAGACCTCgtcacttcttctttgagctagACCATGAACAAACAAGAGCTTTGATATCTTTGTTTAAGCCTGCCCCTGTTCATGATGTTCCAAACAAATGGGATCCTTCCAGATCTATGCAATCTCCAACAGTCGAAGCATATGTTAATCCTGGTCATGTGAAGCCTGAGTCCTATATAAAGGATCTCAATTCATTTGATGTTTCTTCTGAATCTCATTGTATTGACCCGAACAAGTTGGTTGATCCAGATGGTGAATATGCTAGTGCGAGTAGAACATCAACAAGCCACCTTGACGATGAGTCTTCTAACTGGGATGATTTAGATGATGTTGCGACCAAGGAAGGAACTGAATTTGTCAATGATGACCATCCGCATATTAATCCACAACATAATGAACAGTATGGCACAGTGGCTGTTAGGCAGAAACTACAAGAGATGTCTGTTTTACGACAGCAGGAGGCTCAATCCTCCAAGGATACTGTTGATTCTGCTTCAAATAAACCAATGCCTCAAGAACCACAGTTTGATGCCACACTCCCCACAGACCCATCTGATTCCACCTCAAAGGGTGATGTATGTATTGAAGACCTGAAATCATTAGGGCAATCTCGTGGAAATGCTGAG CTTCTTCACATCGTCAAAGAGCTATCCAAGAGGAATCAAGCAATGGAGAAAAAACTG TTTGAGTCAGATAAAGAAATACTGTTTCTGAGGGAATCGATGAAGGACACAGGAAGAAGAATTCAGGAACTGGAATACCACTATGAGAAACTACAATCAAACTATAACTCTTTGGTCCCACTCCTTGGTAGTCCACATGATAATATGGAAGGACCATCAATGTTTCTAATAGGTGGCTACAGGGGCAGTACTTGCCTGTCATCACTAGATTCCTTTTGCCCTAAGACAGACAGAGTAGTGCCTCTGTGTTCAATGAGCTCAGCCCGTGCATATGCAGCAGTAGCTGCATTGAAGGATCATCTCTATATTTTTGGTGGTGGGGATGGCAGTTCATGGTATCACACAG TGGAATGCTACAGTATGGGCAGTAATAAATGGATAACATGCCCCCGCTTGAAACATGCAAAAGGAAGCCTTGCTGGAACTACATTGAATGATAAAATATTTGCTATTGGTGGTGGAGATGGGTCTGCAGTTTTCTCAGAAGTTGAGATGTTTGATCCAGCACTTGGGAGGTGGATAGACAGTGTGTCAATGCGGCAAAAG AGATTTGCTCCTGCTGCAGCCGTATTAAGTGGTACACTCTATGTAACTGGTGGTTATGATGGCAACACGTACTTACA ATCTGCAGAAAGATATGACCCAAGGGAAGGTTTCTGGACTCTGCTTCCAAGTATGAGTGCAAGAAGAGGATCCCACTCCGTAGCTGTCAtgagggaatcctt ATTCGCTGTGGGAGGGTATGATGGAAACAGCAAGATTTCCACTGTAGAAATCTTTGATCTGCGTGCCAATTCATGGAGGATAGGCAGTTCATCCAGCATCGCAAGAGGATACGGATGTGCGGTGACAATGGATGATAATCTGTACCTCATTGGTGGGGTCAATGATGCTGGAGAAACTATCGAGACT GTTGAAGTTTACAATGAGAGGCAAGGCTGGTCGATCTCTGGCTGCAGATCCATAGGGAGGAGGGCCTTTGCCTGCGCTATCACCGTTTGA
- the LOC136461704 gene encoding uncharacterized protein, giving the protein MASNFVPDAWAWITSLPPFTHWRTSAMSLCICTTPSSSASSQPSMNLSIVKNPSIPQPSYVTFSIFANYSVPVSLWTSKPVHLKTKTQQTLDEQDMIQVFVDIVNSVMRYCPDKKSSFRFPGAQPHANFKDVFNIVFLSLAFLVCIYESPRDLRPGCLDSLRTQLTGSKCRDAAKNLVKMLGANLEDQWMQTMNLAVTNWIIELRSANQSSGVSSPLFSYALSASGLWKVQLYCPIIAMGMEEPAEATQDERLLFSLIYQQVECVIQLAYRTARRGNWIDVEVKVDNIRCDVDSLVSETLMAERGYGSEEKHFPSRVMLQITPMQQSDVLSVSVGKSTDNPTHEFGIEKGFEGSFDPPNSFGLKASVTESLTLAMKPWKFEQSVHGNTATLNWFLHDGVNGREVYSSKPSKLSLLQPRAWFRDRYSNAYRPFTKQGGVIFARDEYGDSVWWKICGATLGKTMNWEIRGWIWLTYWPNKQRTFHSETRWLEFRECLQLPLTKFP; this is encoded by the exons ATGGCCTCCAACTTTGTGCCTGATGCCTGGGCTTGGATCACCAGCCTGCCCCCATTCACCCATTGGCGCACCAGCGCCATGTCCCTTTGCATttgcaccacaccatcatcatcagcgtCATCACAGCCATCAATGAACCTCTCGATTGTGAAAAACCCTTCCATCCCCCAGCCTTCTTATGTTACCTTCTCCATCTTTGCAAACTACAGTGTGCCAGTTTCCCTGTGGACGTCAAAACCAGTCCATCTGAAAACAAAGACACAGCAAACTCTAGATGAACAAGATATGATACAGGTCTTCGTTGACATTGTCAACTCAGTGATGAGGTATTGTCCAGACAAAAAATCGTCATTTCGGTTCCCTGGGGCACAGCCTCATGCCAACTTCAAGGACGTGTTCAACATAGTTTTCTTGTCCCTGGCCTTCCTGGTGTGCATCTACGAGTCTCCTCGTGATCTCCGTCCTGGATGCTTGGATTCACTGAGAACCCAGCTTACTGGTTCAAAGTGCAGAGATGCCGCAAAGAACCTTGTAAAGATGCTTGGGGCAAACCTTGAGGACCAGTGGATGCAGACAATGAATCTTGCAGTAACTAACTGGATCATTGAGCTGAGATCCGCAAACCAGTCATCTGGGGTATCATCGCCGCTGTTCTCATATGCCCTCTCAGCAAGCGGGCTCTGGAAGGTGCAGCTGTACTGCCCAATCATAGCCATGGGCATGGAGGAACCTGCAGAAGCAACACAGGATGAGCGCCTTCTCTTCTCACTCATTTATCAGCAGGTTGAATGTGTGATTCAGCTAGCTTATAGAACAGCAAGAAGGGGTAACTGGATTGATGTCGAGGTGAAGGTAGACAACATAAG GTGTGATGTGGACTCTTTGGTCTCTGAGACCCTCATGGCAGAACGTGGATATGGCTCTGAAGAGAAGCACTTCCCATCTCGTGTCATGCTGCAAATCACACCTATGCAACAATCTGATGTGCTGTCTGTTTCTGTCGGCAAGTCCACCGACAACCCCACACATGAATTTGGTATTGAGAAGGGCTTTGAGGGTTCCTTTGATCCCCCAAACTCATTTGGTCTGAAGGCATCAGTCACTGAAAGCCTTACACTGGCCATGAAGCCCTGGAAATTTGAGCAGTCTGTGCATGGCAACACTGCAACCTTGAACTGGTTTCTTCATGATGGTGTCAATGGAAGGGAGGTTTATTCCTCAAAACCTTCAAAGCTTTCTCTGCTTCAACCAAGGGCCTGGTTCCGTGACAGGTACTCAAATGCATACCGCCCGTTCACAAAGCAGGGGGGTGTCATTTTTGCACGTGATGAGTATGGAgatagtgtctggtggaagatctGTGGTGCAACACTAGGAAAGACTATGAACTGGGAAATCCGAGGCTGGATTTGGCTAACATACTGGCCTAACAAACAAAGGACCTTCCATAGCGAAACAAGGTGGCTTGAATTTAGAGAATGCCTGCAGCTTCCCCTTACAAAGTTTCCATAA
- the LOC136461705 gene encoding dehydration-responsive element-binding protein 2A-like isoform X2, with protein MMNELPCWVRKKRMRRKSTGPDSIAETIKWWKEQNQKLQDESGSRKAPAKGSKKGCMAGKGGPENVNCVYRGVRQRTWGKWVAEIREPNRGRRLWLGSFPTAVEAAHAYDEAAKAMYGPKARVNFSENSADANSGCTSALSLLASSVPAATLQRSDEKVETEVESVETEVHEVKTEGNDDLGSVHVACKTVDVIQSEKSVLHKEGEVSYDYFNVEEVVEMIIIELNADKKIEAHEEYHDGDDGFSLFAY; from the coding sequence ATGATGAATGAATTGCCTTGTTGGGtcaggaagaagaggatgaggaggaagagcACAGGCCCTGACTCCATTGCCGAGACGATCAAGTGGTGGAAGGAGCAGAACCAGAAGCTGCAGGACGAGAGCGGCTCCAGGAAGGCGCCGGCCAAGGGTTCCAAGAAAGGGTGCATGGCGGGCAAAGGAGGGCCTGAGAACGTCAACTGCGTGTATCGCGGCGTGAGGCAGCGGACGTGGGGCAAGTGGGTGGCGGAGATCCGCGAGCCCAACCGTGGCCGGCGGCTATGGCTGGGCTCCTTCCCTACCGCTGTGGAGGCTGCACATGCATACGATGAGGCGGCAAAGGCCATGTATGGCCCCAAGGCACGTGTCAACTTCTCGGAGAACTCTGCTGACGCCAACTCTGGCTGCACGTCGGCGCTTTCGTTGCTGGCATCTAGTGTACCGGCTGCCACGTTGCAACGGTCTGATGAGAAAGTGGAGACTGAGGTGGAATCTGTGGAGACTGAGGTCCATGAGGTGAAAACAGAAGGGAATGATGACTTGGGAAGTGTCCACGTTGCCTGCAAGACCGTGGACGTCATTCAATCTGAGAAGAGTGTGTTACACAAAGAAGGGGAAGTAAGTTATGATTACTTCAACGTTGAAGAGGTGGTTGAGATGATAATTATAGAATTGAATGCTGATAAAAAAATTGAAGCACATGAAGAATACCATGATGGAGATGATGGGTTTAGCCTTTTTGCATATTAG
- the LOC136461705 gene encoding dehydration-responsive element-binding protein 2A-like isoform X1, with protein MELGDAAAAGQGAQGDAASGALVRKKRMRRKSTGPDSIAETIKWWKEQNQKLQDESGSRKAPAKGSKKGCMAGKGGPENVNCVYRGVRQRTWGKWVAEIREPNRGRRLWLGSFPTAVEAAHAYDEAAKAMYGPKARVNFSENSADANSGCTSALSLLASSVPAATLQRSDEKVETEVESVETEVHEVKTEGNDDLGSVHVACKTVDVIQSEKSVLHKEGEVSYDYFNVEEVVEMIIIELNADKKIEAHEEYHDGDDGFSLFAY; from the exons ATGGAGCTGggagacgccgccgccgccggccagggaGCGCAAGGGGACGCTGCCTCCGGGGCCCTTGTCAG gaagaagaggatgaggaggaagagcACAGGCCCTGACTCCATTGCCGAGACGATCAAGTGGTGGAAGGAGCAGAACCAGAAGCTGCAGGACGAGAGCGGCTCCAGGAAGGCGCCGGCCAAGGGTTCCAAGAAAGGGTGCATGGCGGGCAAAGGAGGGCCTGAGAACGTCAACTGCGTGTATCGCGGCGTGAGGCAGCGGACGTGGGGCAAGTGGGTGGCGGAGATCCGCGAGCCCAACCGTGGCCGGCGGCTATGGCTGGGCTCCTTCCCTACCGCTGTGGAGGCTGCACATGCATACGATGAGGCGGCAAAGGCCATGTATGGCCCCAAGGCACGTGTCAACTTCTCGGAGAACTCTGCTGACGCCAACTCTGGCTGCACGTCGGCGCTTTCGTTGCTGGCATCTAGTGTACCGGCTGCCACGTTGCAACGGTCTGATGAGAAAGTGGAGACTGAGGTGGAATCTGTGGAGACTGAGGTCCATGAGGTGAAAACAGAAGGGAATGATGACTTGGGAAGTGTCCACGTTGCCTGCAAGACCGTGGACGTCATTCAATCTGAGAAGAGTGTGTTACACAAAGAAGGGGAAGTAAGTTATGATTACTTCAACGTTGAAGAGGTGGTTGAGATGATAATTATAGAATTGAATGCTGATAAAAAAATTGAAGCACATGAAGAATACCATGATGGAGATGATGGGTTTAGCCTTTTTGCATATTAG